One stretch of Zingiber officinale cultivar Zhangliang chromosome 6B, Zo_v1.1, whole genome shotgun sequence DNA includes these proteins:
- the LOC121990269 gene encoding UDP-D-xylose:L-fucose alpha-1,3-D-xylosyltransferase MGP4-like has translation MPINRRQPPPPAVAKHGLLSSRVSSQGITRSGLLSVLALLVLILLVFLQLPGRRPVSALLYSFSLGEVDDGPVSRWKDYTVARAAAFAARNDTLIVTSVSEPFLPMLNNWLISIARQKRQDQVLIFAEDYATLYEINRRWPGHAVLVQPAPDSQTAHDYGSQGFYNITSRRPRHLLQVLELGYSVMYNDVDIVWVADPFRYLEGDHDVYFSDDMFAEKPLNHSHNLPPPETDGRTNICSCMIFLRPTRGGKKLIRSWIEEIQKQHWSENAKPHDQPAFNCALRKTAKEMDLHLLPQAAFPSGGLYFRNADWVKRTEGMHAIVHNNYMIGFQNKIKRFKDYGLWLADDHADESPLGQI, from the exons ATGCCTATCAATCGACGGCAGCCTCCTCCGCCGGCGGTGGCTAAACACGGCCTACTCTCTTCACGCGTCTCTTCACAAGGCATCACCCGGTCCGGCCTTCTCTCCGTCCTCGCCCTTCTAGTCCTCATCCTCCTCGTCTTCCTCCAATTGCCCGGTCGTCGACCCGTGTCCGCCCTCTTATACTCTTTCTCCCTCGGCGAGGTCGACGACGGACCCGTATCCCGATGGAAAGACTACACGGTCGCTCGCGCAGCGGCCTTCGCCGCCCGCAACGACACTCTCATCGTTACCTCCGTGAGCGAACCCTTTCTCCCCATGCTGAACAACTGGCTCATCAGCATCGCGCGGCAGAAGCGGCAGGACCAGGTGCTCATCTTCGCCGAGGACTACGCCACCCTCTACGAGATCAACCGCCGGTGGCCTGGCCACGCCGTCCTGGTCCAGCCCGCTCCCGATTCCCAAACTGCCCACGATTACGGATCTCAG GGGTTCTACAACATCACATCGCGGAGGCCTCGCCACTTGCTGCAAGTCCTGGAGCTGGGATACAGCGTCATGTACAACGACGTCGACATAGTGTGGGTGGCGGATCCATTCCGTTACCTCGAAGGCGATCACGACGTCTACTTCAGCGACGACATGTTCGCT GAGAAGCCTCTGAATCACTCTCACAATCTGCCACCTCCGGAGACCGACGGCCGGACCAACATCTGCAGCTGCATGATTTTCCTCCGTCCGACGAGGGGCGGCAAGAAGCTGATCCGCAGCTGGATTGAGGAAATCCAAAAGCAGCATTGGTCCGAGAATGCGAAGCCACATGACCAGCCCGCTTTCAATTGTGCTCTGCGCAAAACTGCAAAAGAG ATGGATTTGCACTTGTTACCTCAAGCGGCATTCCCATCGGGAGGGCTGTACTTCAGGAACGCGGATTGGGTGAAGAGAACTGAGGGCATGCACGCCATCGTCCATAACAACTACATGATAGGGTTTCAAAACAAGATAAAGCGTTTCAAAGATTACGGACTTTGGCTGGCGGATGACCACGCCGATGAATCACCGCTCGGCCagatataa